Proteins co-encoded in one Arachis hypogaea cultivar Tifrunner chromosome 13, arahy.Tifrunner.gnm2.J5K5, whole genome shotgun sequence genomic window:
- the LOC112734238 gene encoding uncharacterized protein produces the protein MDLDITISEPNQTSKAQSPVSPCNNGAKQLKKPMQTNNEQSIESQFSCVEEAVGFSGGVWVLWDDASLVISIIKKQAQFIHMRVKITNNPSWYITAVYASPQERLRRQLWEDIRDIATGMTDPWVLVGDFNEIANLSERKGGGTRNMNAYRKFQRWICDCNLIDLGYVGSKFTWKRAEREGMERILKRLDGAVANKEWKMMFPDARVETLPRCSSDHHPLLIKTIPARMDIGEKPFRYEIMWETHSEYKEVINESWKLGEGLPQKINLLTNSLKTWNKEVFRDVFRRKERVLRRLNGIQKSPEYGSNQFLYRLEKELVEELEGILKQEELLWLQKSRQLWITEGDRNTRFYHTKTLIRRRKNRIVKLRNSDGEWCEDIECLKGLAIKHFDDLYTEDQQQSFQLNTTLTYPPMESEHLAIMEANLKHDEIKEALFGIGSLKAPGEDGYPAHFFKENWNLVQEAFCSYIRYLWLNPEAIAEVNQTLIALIPKIPQPEFITQFRPIALCNVVYK, from the coding sequence ATGGACCTTGACATTACTATTTCGGAGCCCAACCAGACATCAAAAGCCCAATCACCAGTTTCTCCATGCAACAATGGGGCCAAACAACTAAAGAAGCCAATGCAAACAAATAACGAACAATCAATTGAAAGCCAGTTCTCATGCGTGGAAGAAGCGGTGGGGTTCAGTGGTGGTGTGTGGGTGCTGTGGGATGATGCCTCTTTGGTGATTTCTATTATTAAAAAACAAGCACAATTCATTCACATGAGGGTCAAAATAACAAACAATCCTAGCTGGTACATCACAGCGGTCTATGCTTCCCCACAAGAGCGGCTTCGTAGACAACTCTGGGAGGATATTCGAGACATTGCTACAGGTATGACAGATCCTTGGGTTTTAGTTGGggattttaatgaaattgcaaactTATCAGAAAGAAAAGGGGGAGGTACCAGAAATATGAATGCCTACAGGAAGTTCCAGAGATGGATTTGTGACTGTAATCTGATTGACTTAGGATATGTGGGTTCAAAATTCACATGGAAGCGGGCAGAGAGAGAAGGAATGGAGAGGATTTTGAAAAGGCTTGACGGGGCAGTTGCAAACAAAGAATGGAAAATGATGTTCCCGGATGCTAGAGTTGAAACACTCCCGAGATGTAGCTCAGATCATCACCCCCTTTTGATAAAAACTATACCAGCTAGAATGGATATAGGAGAAAAACCTTTTAGATACGAGATTATGTGGGAGACTCATTCAGAATACAAGGAGGTAATCAATGAATCTTGGAAACTCGGAGAAGGTTTGcctcaaaaaattaatttgctcACCAATAGTTTGAAGACATGGAACAAAGAGGTGTTTAGGGATGTGTTCAGAAGAAAGGAGAGAGTTCTTAGAAGATTGAATGGGATACAGAAATCTCCAGAGTATGGCAGCAATCAATTTCTATACCGGCTGGAGAAAGAACTCGTAGAAGAATTAGAGGGAATATTGAAGCAGGAGGAACTCCTATGGCTACAAAAATCAAGGCAGCTATGGATTACAGAGGGTGATCGTAATACAAGATTTTACCATACAAAAACTTTgataagaagaaggaagaaccgTATAGTTAAATTGCGAAATAGTGATGGAGAATGGTGTGAAGATATAGAATGTCTCAAAGGATTAGCAATAAAGCATTTTGATGACCTTTACACTGAAGATCAACAACAAAGTTTTCAACTAAACACTACACTCACATATCCGCCTATGGAGAGCGAACACTTGGCTATTATGGAAGCTAATCTCAAGCATGATGAGATAAAGGAAGCACTGTTTGGAATCGGTTCCCTCAAGGCCCCAGGTGAGGATGGATATCCTGCTCACTTCTTTAAAGAGAATTGGAACCTGGTGCAGGAAGCATTTTGCTCATATATCAGGTATTTATGGCTGAATCCGGAAGCTATTGCGGAGGTTAACCAAACTTTAATTGCTCTTATACCTAAAATTCCTCAGCCTGAATTTATTACACAATTTCGCCCAATAGCTCTATGTAATGTGGTATATAAATGA